One Betta splendens chromosome 16, fBetSpl5.4, whole genome shotgun sequence genomic window carries:
- the LOC114843499 gene encoding lysosomal thioesterase PPT2-like — METPRIRASPLLLPLLLLAELCVGYRPVVIVHGIFDGPKQFETLSSFITKAHPGTVVKVIDLYDYMASVKPLWRQVRGFRKAIRPIIQQAPQGVHLLCFSQGGLICRALLSKIPNHNVNTFISLSSPLAGQYGDTDYLNWIFPDTMKKIVFEFCYRCRSKVSVCDYWNDPHHRTLYLHSNRFLPVLNGETPHRHMEEWRENFLRIKKLVLIGGPDDGVITPWQSSYFGFYDSNEQVVEMKNQEFYRRDTFGLKELDARGAVSVCVQAGVKHTHWHSNHTVFVNCMEKWLT, encoded by the exons ATGGAGACTCCGCGCATCCGAGcgtcacctctgctgctgccgctgctgctgctggcggagCTTTGCGTCGGTTACAGACCTGTCGTCATCGTCCACGGCATTTTTGATGGACCGAAGCAGTTCGAAACGCTCAGTTCGTTCATAACCAAG GCGCATCCGGGCACCGTGGTGAAAGTGATTGATTTGTACGACTACATGGCGAGCGTCAAGCCCCTGTGGAGGCAGGTCCGCGGCTTCAGAAAGGCCATCAGACCCATCATCCAACAGGCTCCACAGGGGGTCCATCTTCTGTGCTTTTCACAAg GCGGTCTAATCTGCCGAGCACTTCTCTCCAAGATTCCAAACCACAACGTGAACACGTTCATCTCGCTGTCATCGCCTCTGGCTGGACAGTACGGAG acacagactacTTAAACTGGATTTTCCCTGACACAATGAAGAAGATAGTGTTTGAGTTCTGCTACAGATGTCGAAGCAAAGTGTCTGTTTGTGACTACTGGAACG ACCCTCACCACAGGACGCTGTACCTGCACAGCAACAGGTTCCTGCCAGTGCTTAATGGTGAAACCCCTCACAGGCACATGgaag AATGGAGGGAGAACTTTCTGCGCATCAAGAAGCTGGTGCTGATCGGGGGACCGGACGACGGCGTCATCACACCGTGGCAGTCCAG CTACTTTGGATTTTATGACAGCAACGAACAAGTGGTAGAGATGAAGAACCAGgag TTTTACAGGAGGGACACGTTCGGGCTGAAGGAGCTGGACGCTCGCGGCGCCGTGTCCGTGTGCGTCCAGGCCGGAGTCAAGCACACGCACTGGCACTCAAACCACACGGTGTTCGTCAACTGCATGGAGAAGTGGCTCACGTGA
- the dhx16 gene encoding pre-mRNA-splicing factor ATP-dependent RNA helicase DHX16, with product MANLEQWVNDRLHDILGLSDRYVSQFMIGTAQKASSAQDFLSRLEQTGTIDIDQSVIAFAEDLYEKIPRKQVAEKPSRAIERQAIEMDRKNRTYTLLEDSESDGDTVKEKQKGKKTSRDRESKRKHIRQKKESESSSEDEAPDRGNSGQSAKKEEEEVEEEWEKEERERLQDIEERDAFAARVRQKDKEKTRNIAERTDKKAYEEAQKRLKMAEDDQKNMLPELRKRSRWEYLKKRESEKLEDLEAEIHDEEYLFAKENLTKREHKELQYKRTLRDLAKDYKKAGAKEHEERKNRYYMPEETRNKDVPQRDLELEETPMELGGEQGRWEEERLKTASLSFGAKKEREQGMKQEKERYQLILEEDEMIDFVSTAITMKGTRSEKEQEAPALSQAELKKQSMQEVRRSLPIFPYREDLLAAIHEHQILVIEGETGSGKTTQIPQYLLEDGYTKGGMKIGCTQPRRVAAMSVAARVAEEMSVKLGNEVGYCIRFEDCTSERTVLKYMTDGMLLREFLTEPDLASYSVIIIDEAHERTLHTDILFGLIKDIARFRSDLKVLVASATLDTERFSCFFDDAPVFRIPGRRFPVDIYYTKAPEADYLEACVVSVLQIHVTQAPGDILVFLTGQEEIEACCELLQERCRRLGSKIAELLVLPIYANLPSDMQAKIFNPTPPGARKVVVATNIAETSLTIDGIIYVIDPGFCKQKSYNARTGMESLIVTPCSRASANQRAGRAGRVAAGKCFRLYTAWAFKHEMEETTVPEIQRTNLGNVVLLLKSLGINDLIHFDFMDPPPHETLVLALEQLYALGALNHLGELTKLGRRMAELPVDPMLSKMILASEQYKCSEEVLTIAAMLSVNNSIFYRPKDKVVHADNARMNFVVPGGDHLVLLNVYTQWVESGYSTQWCYENFIQFRSMRRARDVRDQLEGLMDRIEVEVVSCQGDCIPVRKAVTAGYFYHTARLSKGGYKTVKHQQTVYVHPNSSLFEEQPRWLIYHELVFTTKEFMRQVIEIDSGWLLEVAPHYYKSKELEDSSSKKMPRKQGKTKEELG from the exons ATGGCCAACTTAGAGCAGTGGGTCAATGACCGTCTCCATGACATCCTTGGGCTGAGCGACAGATATGTGTCTCAGTTTATGATCGGCACGGCACAGAAAGCTTCAAGTGCTCAAGACTTTCTGAGTCGTCTTGAGCAGACAGGCACTATTGACATTGACCAGAGTGTGATTGCCTTTGCGGAGGACCTCTATGAAAAG ATTCCTCGCAAGCAGGTTGCTGAGAAACCATCCCGTGCAATTGAACGACAAGCCATTGAAATGGACAGGAAGAATCGGACGTACACCTTACTGGAAGACAGCGAAAGTGATGGAGacactgtgaaggagaagcagaaaggaaaaaagacaaGCCGGGACAGAGAAAGCAAAAGGAAGCACATCAGACAAAAGAAAGAGAGCGAGTCATCTAGTGAGGATGAAGCACCTGATAG GGGTAATTCAGGGCAGTCTGCcaagaaggaagaagaggaggtggaagaagaGTGGGAGAAGGAAGAGAGGGAAAGACTGCAGGACATTGAAGAGAGAGATGCGTTTGCTGCACGAGTGAGACAGAAGGACAAAGAGAAAACACGCAACATAGCTGAAAGAACTGATAAAAAG GCTTATGAGGAGGCTCAGAAAAGGCTGAAGATGGCTGAAGACGATCAAAAAAATATG TTGCCAGAGTTGAGGAAGCGTTCTCGTTGGGAGTATTTAAAAAAGCGAGAGtcggagaagctggaggacctggaggcaGAGATCCATGATGAGGAATATCTTTTTGCCAAAGAAAACCTAACTAAGCGGGAGCATAAGGAGCTGCAATACAAACGCACTCTTCGGGACCTGGCTAAAGATTACAAGAAAGCTGGAGCGAAGGAACACGAGGAGCGGAAGAACAGATATTACATGCCAGAAGAAACGAGAAACAAG GACGTGCCGCAAAGAGACCTTGAGCTAGAAGAAACTCCTATGGAgctgggaggagagcagggccgctgggaggaggagaggctgaaaACAGCCTCCCTTAGCTTTGGGGccaagaaggagagagagcaggggatgaagcaggaaaaggagAGGTATCAGCTGATCCTGGAAGAGGATGAGATGATCGACTTTGTCAGCACTGCCATTACTATGAAGGGAACCCGGTCGGAGAAG GAGCAGGAGGCCCCAGCTCTCTCACAGGCAGAACTAAAGAAGCAATCCATGCAGGAGGTTCGGCGCAGCCTGCCCATCTTCCCTTACAGAGAGGACCTGTTAGCTGCCATCCATGAGCACCAGATCCTGGTCATAGAGGGAGAGACAGGCTCTGGAAAGACCACCCAGATCCCGCAATACCTCCTAGAAGAT GGCTACACTAAAGGAGGCATGAAGATCGGATGCACACAGCCTCGCAGAGTGGCAGCCATGTCTGTGGCTGCTAGGGTGGCAGAGGAAATGAGTGTAAAACTTGGTAATGAG GTGGGTTACTGTATCCGCTTTGAGGACTGCACATCAGAGAGGACGGTGCTGAAGTACATGACAGACGGAATGTTACTTCGGGAGTTTCTCACTGAGCCTGACTTGGCCAGCTACAG tGTAATCATCATAGATGAGGCCCATGAGCGAACTCTACACACAGACATCCTGTTTGGTCTGATTAAGGACATTGCCAGGTTCAGATCGGACCTGAAGGTGCTGGTGGCCAGCGCCACTCTGGACACTGAGCGCTTTTCTTGCTTCTTTGATGATGCACCTGTCTTCAGGATCCCTGGGAGGAGGTTCCCCGTCGACATCTACTACACAAAA GCTCCAGAGGCAGACTACCTTGAAGCATGTGTAGTGTCAGTCCTACAGATCCACGTCACTCAGGCTCCAGGAGACATTTTGGTCTTCCTCACTGGACAG GAAGAGATTGAAGCGTGTTGCGAGCTGCTCCAGGAAAGATGCAGGCGACTTGGATCAAAGATAGCAGAGCTGCTGGTACTTCCCATCTATGCCAACCTGCCGTCTGACATGCAGGCCAAGATCTTCAACCCCACTCCACCCGGTGCCCGGAAG GTGGTGGTGGCCACCAATATAGCAGAAACCTCACTGACCATAGATGGGATCATCTACGTCATTGACCCGGGCTTCTGCAAACAGAAGAGTTACAACGCCCGCACCGGCATGGAGTCGCTCATAGTCACGCCCTGTTCACGG GCGTCGGCAAACCAGAGAGCTGGCCGCGCAGGCAGAGTGGCTGCTGGGAAATGTTTCCGGCTTTACACAGCCTGGGCCTTCAAACACGAGATGGAGGAAACAACCGTGCCTGAGATTCAAAGGACCAACCTGGGGAATGTagtcctgctgctgaagagTTTAG GCATCAATGACCTTATTCACTTTGACTTCATGGACCCACCCCCCCATGAGACTCTGGTGTTGGCGCTGGAGCAGCTCTATGCCCTTGGAGCGCTCAACCACCTGGGGGAACTGACAAAG CTGGGACGCAGGATGGCTGAGCTACCTGTGGACCCCATGTTGAGCAAGATGATCCTGGCCTCTGAGCA GTACAAGTGTTCGGAGGAAGTGTTGACGATAGCAGCGATGCTGTCGGTGAACAACTCCATTTTTTACCGGCCCAAGGACAAGGTTGTGCACGCTGACAACGCCAGGATGAACTTTGTGGTGCCAGGGGGAGACCATCTGGTGCTGCTCAACGTCTACACACAG TGGGTCGAAAGCGGCTACTCTACCCAGTGGTGCTATGAGAATTTTATCCAGTTCCGCTCTATGAGAAGAGCCCGCGACGTCAGGGACCAGCTGGAGGGCCTGATGGACCGCATCGAGGTGGAGGTGGTCAGCTGCCAGGGAGACTGCATTCCAGTTCGCAAG